A stretch of Eubalaena glacialis isolate mEubGla1 chromosome 10, mEubGla1.1.hap2.+ XY, whole genome shotgun sequence DNA encodes these proteins:
- the EXPH5 gene encoding exophilin-5 isoform X1, with product MSLRCFQNEPCRCGLFPRFAVLDFQTGGLIIGYGIKFLKLVFYSLKNVIVSGSAKELKCNSHTVEDMTKVPQGFDFSFLNEEEARKILQVLERNEELQRAEKDRISKLQKTKRDIRWLQGVTGEWFEEVQRKKFCNETDVSQMLKQPVTYRLRKGMAENDPMELQTSRSKNIPNQRNPTSVPSRLSFRSSFASLLSFRKSRKETLKLQPLGEKGYDDHIPPVSVRGTALQSKIYNSPLENQPIDSAFVPKPAGMREGSSMPPWDASLLEDEFFQVLDDLDGKLAQEQSPSSLNSRTPLNYGSRTQFSRFYTSGNKHHNITARHKNCCNETSNMSIYDVLRPGTPKEGFKTFSPRTRTICDMYKTREPRVLKEDNVQKNTFGSTSLYFDSRQRSASPATGYFTARGLPFSATTQNNTGFIPPSRQQSPKRTPLSSIIWNRSDSSRDRQNQEEFLRTPSPMEIDPADQYMYPRCFQEDRRYKFYHSQSVSRSVDLNAPMNNAMSPDPFENSENMPFYHEDNPFTRSFLSNTFGWSREQRSGQSPFWGQQEEHSSWSDFHQNRKPFTSSDRDFEMISIEANSAFLSGHGHSVPSQHWGPFSPRYRTNISRNQEKPHPSQFDSQASTLESMEVSQVNRNQSTHFSTPNVCSMSGSSYHIKSGGLECQQDSSPMELHINREPYSFGIAQTLASSFKTTFPQIPDDRGNPQSPSFQNPTVTLQKIKPASLPNRNYTEVTGTNSDSVDSPPLTESQPNILVTEVNNEKDLNGTVLEKDKQLNKIDQTNMTGEIPQLVSQTVISNPLPDFQNLLSQDSAKSNRFVFNASTTVSSKSLPGVISRRDISKIHKANELKKNKSYTGNRKLGSATSLPFIQESRTTSPFLSPNQGCHQELTERNKDISSIIKNNHGSPERTDNQNAQSPEKPAVLDTKEEQCTTTYCTNCSKSPADHNMPCDSLDLSSGTLPDSSPSNISCLDALVIPSPTGFSWKCPSSKDLALGEREEKDNDYKNQNSQFSLSLSENQKSNVNCMPVHNEVVDVKCHSHPPFRDGKGKGKIRRRISYTEKLSKTESRSIPTSDSSNLIEGTESNSKPPELHTIYCTLPRKSASFLINNRKSESKIMPSSFRNEPLAFQIKNDVEDPVGKYTSNKFSPSSCESESKCSRVVSDSVSVPPEATEGMTNMTNIGSASVRKGPLQVLIKRAVSCPSGVPYASTGRDEREEGLVSGTDASTITLKPWERLINPLGSDSSVRECSLSKRHHQKEYFQECTEKNGRISASRTGIFSHPNEHPLPFSADLSGKESGKTLHKFKTTSMFSVSGDEDNVKCLEVISIYYTLPRKHSKKFCNLLQKYTQNIDSLTESTKVGTKTSPNALEKDKLNCSTQEQSGTPSSKDLKMQVSSAQENSHLSHTTENMTGLQLPSFGSSEPTLQEIAFIEADVSLHKGEPKSREISPHNLAKTPLCDSQSEKEKGKKLRSETLYTSPMLQEKKVTTEKSENCQQSIKSGNSDFSNLPADSEENVENSQIIRSSGECTRSAIAITATGSLQKDITGIAIDDSSNGLPGEVRGEIRKDFPKNPDKPLSDSESQVFALTPALHKLQLDEKTCSSEQDLDSLQSEPRELPQRSQEVNMTESKAKDEMQELAWNQPSLPEGSNKSKKSLDDLEKGKNRSSVKHRLAVMSKASRKFPAEDLYPRRHVTIFPQSGNSSGFSTLSLGTPECNPHSPVPTLKSTESTDESRLSNDGVNVEKSEDPLQVTAITNRETSTHLSNQKSNNISQPYQNEFKKISESQLKYENSKDVTVAQILERESEALAQPSLISLREADFPDHRRGLNPPFQLEAAEKSTVSMPLASFQQQQRSASSLEWEPEPHPYRSKSLKSISVHRALLQKSHPPKVRERHFSESTSIDNALSQLTLGNEFSNNSGYSRRFKSFSELPSCDENENWSLYNSRPKMGPRSATSISRPIDYGIFGKEQQLAFLENVKRSLTQGRLWKPSFLKNPGFLKDDVVNPANPTKSSSSNSPSNQMPEDGLSLSAPLNIYEDDPVDSDCDTDTTTDDEYYLDENDKESEL from the exons caaactccagaagacaaagagGGATATCAGATGGCTTCAAGGAGTAACTGGTGAATGGTTTGAAGAAGTTCAAAGGAAAAAGTTTTGCAATGAAACAGATGTTAGCCAAATGTTAAAACAACCAGTTACATACAGACTGAGAAAGGGGATGGCAGAAAATG ATCCTATGGAATTACAAACATCAAGATCTAAAAATATACCTAATCAAAGAAACCCAACATCCGTTCCTTCTCGGCTGAGCTTCAGATCATCATTTGCTTCCCTGCTCTCATTCAGAAAATCCAGAAAGGAGACTTTAAAGCTTCAACCACTGGGAGAGAAAGG ATATGACGACCACATACCTCCTGTGTCTGTGAGGGGAACTGCTTTG caGTCAAAAATATACAATTCACCTCTGGAAAATCAACCCATTGACAGTGCATTTGTCCCCAAGCCAGCAGGCATGAGGGAGGGAAGTAGCATGCCTCCGTGGGATGCTTCACTGCTAGAGGATGAGTTTTTCCAAG TTTTAGATGATTTGGATGGAAAACTGGCTCAGGAACAGTCTCCAAGCTCATTGAATTCCAGAACACCTCTCAACTATGGATCAAGAACACAGTTCAGTCGTTTTTACACCAGTGGGAATAAACACCATAATATCACAGCAAGGCACAAAAATTGCTGTAATGAAACTTCTAATATGTCTATCTATGACGTCTTAAGACCAGGGACCCCTAAGGAAGGTTTTAAAACCTTTTCTCCTAGAACAAGGACAATCTGTGATATGTACAAGACAAGGGAACCCAGAGTCTTAAAAGAAGATAATGTGCAAAAGAATACTTTTGGTAGTACTTCTCTGTATTTTGACAGCAGACAACGATCAGCCTCACCAGCTACAGGGTATTTCACAGCAAGAGGCTTACCTTTTTCAGCCACAACTCAGAACAATACTGGATTTATACCACCAAGCCGCCAACAGAGCCCAAAAAGAACTCCTTTATCATCTATCATATGGAATAGATCAGATTCCTCTAGAGATAGGCAGAACCAGGAAGAGTTCCTGAGGACACCATCACCAATGGAAATTGACCCTGCTGACCAGTATATGTATCCCAGGTGTTTTCAGGAGGATAGGAGATACAAATTTTACCATTCACAGAGTGTTTCCCGAAGTGTTGATTTAAATGCCCCCATGAATAATGCAATGAGTCCTGACCCATTTGAGAACTCAGAGAATATGCCGTTCTACCATGAAGATAACCCATTTACTAGGTCTTTCCTTAGCAATACCTTTGGATGGAGCAGGGAACAGAGATCTGGACAAAGTCCTTTTTGGGGCCAACAGGAAGAACATTCTTCCTGGTCTGACTTTCATCAAAACAGGAAGCCATTCACTTCTTCTGACAGAGACTTTGAAATGATCTCCATTGAAGCAAATAGTGCATTTTTATCTGGTCATGGTCATAGTGTTCCTTCTCAACACTGGGGGCCATTTTCTCCTAGGTACAGAACAAATATTTCCAGAAACCAAGAGAAGCCACATCCCTCACAGTTTGATTCTCAGGCATCCACACTGGAGAGCATGGAGGTGTCACAAGTTAATAGGAACCAGTCTACTCATTTCAGCACACCAAATGTTTGCTCCATGTCTGGTTCAAGCTATCACATCAAATCTGGTGGGTTAGAATGTCAACAGGACAGTTCTCCTATGGAACTACATATAAACAGAGAACCTTACTCATTTGGAATTGCTCAAACTCTAGCATCCTCATTCAAAACTACCTTCCCACAGATTCCTGATGACAGAGGGAATCCTCAGAGTCCCAGCTTTCAGAATCCCACAGTCACTTTGCAGAAAATTAAGCCTGCTTCTCTTCCAAACAGAAACTATACAGAAGTCACTGGGACCAACAGTGATTCAGTTGATTCTCCACCTCTGACTGAAAGCCAACCCAATATCTTGGTCACAGAAGTGAATAATGAGAAAGACTTGAATGGAACTGTTttggaaaaagacaaacaactaaACAAGATAGACCAGACAAACATGACAGGTGAAATACCCCAACTTGTTTCACAGACAGTAATTTCTAACCCTTTACCTGATTTTCAAAATCTCCTCTCCCAGGACTCAGCCAAGAGCAACAGATTTGTTTTTAATGCATCTACGACAGTAAGTTCAAAAAGTTTGCCTGGAGTCATTTCCAGGAGAGATATCTCCAAAATTCATAAAGccaatgaactaaaaaaaaataagagttatACTGGGAACAGAAAACTTGGCTCAGCAACTTCCCTTCCTTTCATTCAGGAAAGCAGAACAACATCACCTTTTCTCAGCCCAAATCAAGGTTGTCACCAGGAattaacagaaagaaataaagatatttcaagcattattaaaaataaccatgggAGTCCTGAACGTACTGATAATCAAAATGCACAGTCTCCAGAAAAGCCTGCTGTTTTAGATACCAAGGAAGAACAATGTACCACAACTTATTGTACCAACTGTAGCAAGTCACCTGCCGACCACAATATGCCATGTGATTCTTTAGATCTGTCATCAGGTACACTACCAGATTCCTCACCATCAAATATTTCTTGCCTTGATGCTCTGGTGATTCCTTCTCCTACAGGGTTCTCCTGGAAATGTCCTTCGAGCAAAGATCTAGCtctgggagaaagagaagaaaaagacaatgaTTACAAGAACCAAAATAGTCAATTTTCCCTAAGCCTCTCAGAAAACCAAAAGAGTAATGTTAATTGTATGCCTGTACATAATGAAGTGGTTGATGTCAAATGCCATTCACATCCTCCTTTCAGGgatggaaagggaaaaggaaaaataagacgACGTATATCCTATACCGAAAAATTAAGCAAAACGGAAAGTAGATCAATACCTACAAGTGACAGCAGTAACCTCATTGAGGGAACTGAAAGCAATTCCAAGCCTCCTGAGCTTCACACAATTTACTGTACCTTACCAAGAAAATCAGCCAGTTTTCTCATCAATAACAGGAAGTCTGAAAGTAAGATAATGCCTTCTTCGTTTAGGAATGAGCCACTTGCATTCCAAATCAAAAATGATGTGGAAGATCCAGTAGGGAAGTACACATCAAACAAATTCAGTCCCAGTTCTTGTGAGTCAGAGAGCAAATGTTCCAGAGTAGTTTCAGACTCAGTCTCAGTACCACCTGAAGCCACAGAGGGGATGACAAATATGACAAACATTGGATCTGCTTCTGTTAGAAAAGGACCACTTCAAGTCCTCATCAAGAGGGCTGTGTCATGTCCCTCAGGGGTGCCATATGCCTCAACTGGaagagatgaaagagaagaaggTTTAGTCTCAGGTACAGATGCTTCTACTATAACACTAAAGCCTTGGGAGAGACTCATTAACCCTCTGGGAAGTGACTCATCTGTTCGGGAGTGTTCTTTAAgcaaaagacaccaccagaagGAATACTTTCAAGAATGCACTGAAAAGAATGGTAGAATTTCTGCCTCCAGGACAGGTATATTTTCCCATCCAAATGAACACCCTTTACCTTTTTCTGCAGATTTGTCAGGCAAAGAAAGTGGGAAAACATTACATAAATTTAAGACTACTagtatgttttctgtttctggtGATGAAGATAATGTGAAATGTCTTGAGGTGATTTCAATATATTATACTCTACCAAGGAAACACAGCAAAAAATTCTGTAACCTTCTTCAAAAGTACACACAAAATATCGATTCACTTACAGAATCAACTAAAGTGGGGACTAAAACATCTCCTAATGCTTTAGAAAAAGACAAACTAAATTGTTCTACACAAGAGCAGTCAGGAACACCTTCATCTAAAGATCTAAAGATGCAGGTCAGCTCTGCTCAGGAGAACAGCCATCTTTCTCACACCACTGAAAATATGACTGGTTTACAATTACCGAGTTTTGGGTCCTCAGAACCTACATTACAGGAAATTGCTTTTATTGAAGCAGATGTTTCTCTTCATAAAGGAGAACCTAAATCTAGAGAGATTTCCCCACACAACTTAGCTAAAACACCTTTATGTGATTCACAAagcgagaaagagaaagggaaaaaattgcGAAGTGAAACCCTGTATACTTCACCAatgcttcaggaaaaaaaagttacaacagaGAAATCTGAAAATTGTCAGCAATCCATTAAATCAGGTAACAGTGATTTTTCTAACCTCCCAGCCGATTCAGAAGAGAATGTTGAAAATTCCCAAATCATTAGAAGTTCTGGGGAGTGTACAAGAAGTGCTATAGCCATTACAGCTACTGGAAGTCTTCAGAAAGATATAACAGGCATAGCTATAGATGATAGCTCCAATGGATTGCCTGGGGAAGTAAGAGGGGAAATTAGAAAAGATTTCCCAAAAAACCCTGATAAACCACTTTCTGACTCAGAAAGCCAAGTCTTTGCTCTTACTCCAGCCTTGCATAAACTACAGCTTGATGAGAAGACTTGTTCAAGTGAACAAGATTTAGACAGTTTGCAGTCTGAACCCAGAGAACTACCACAAAGAAGTCAGGAGGTAAATATGACAGAGAGCAAGGCTAAAGATGAAATGCAGGAGTTGGCATGGAATCAACCTTCACTTCCTGAAGgaagtaataaaagtaaaaaaagctTGGATGAcctagaaaaagggaaaaacagatcTTCAGTTAAACACAGATTGGCAGTTATgtccaaagcaagcagaaaattTCCAGCTGAAGATTTATACCCCAGAAGACATGTAACTATCTTTCCTCAAAGTGGGAACAGTTCTGGCTTTAGCACCTTATCCCTTGGCACACCAGAGTGCAACCCACACTCCCCTGTACCTACTTTAAAGTCCACAGAATCCACAGATGAAAGCAGGTTAAGTAATGATGGAGTAAATGTGGAGAAATCTGAGGACCCTCTCCAGGTTACTGCAATAACCAACAGAGAAACTTCTACACACTTAAGCAATCAGAAGTCTAACAACATTTCACAGCCATATCAAAAcgagtttaaaaaaatctcagaatcACAACTAAAGTATGAGAATTCTAAGGATGTAACAGTAGCTCAGATTTTGGAAAGAGAGTCAGAAGCCCTGGCCCAACCCTCATTGATCAGCCTCAGGGAAGCAGACTTCCCTGACCATCGGAGGGGGCTGAACCCTCCTTTTCAATTGGAGGCTGCAGAGAAATCTACAGTAAGCATGCCACTGGCCAGTTTTCAGCAACAACAAAGGAGTGCTTCATCTCTGGAGTGGGAACCTGAGCCACACCCCTATCGTTCAAAGAGTTTAAAAAGTATCAGTGTGCACCGTGCTCTACTACAAAAAAGTCACCCTCCAAAAGTCAGAGAGCGTCATTTTTCTGAAAGTACTTCTATTGACAATGCCCTGAGTCAACTGACCCTTGGGAATGAATTCTCTAACAACAGTGGGTACAGTCGAAGATTCAAATCTTTTTCTGAACTTCCCTCctgtgatgaaaatgaaaattggtCTTTGTACAACAGCAGGCCAAAAATGGGTCCTAGGTCTGCAACATCTATATCCAGACCTATTGACTATGGGATATTTGGGAAAGAACAACAACTGGCTTTCTTGGAGAATGTAAAGAGGTCACTCACACAAGGAAGATTATGGAAACCAAGTTTTCTTAAGAACCCTGGCTTCCTGAAAGATGATGTAGTTAACCCTGCTAACCCAACAAAGTCATCAAGTTCTAATTCTCCTAGTAATCAGATGCCAGAAGATGGCTTATCTCTAAGTGCACCACTTAATATCTATGAAGATGATCCAGTAGACTCGGATTGTGACACAGACACAACCACGGATGACGAATACTACCTGGATGAAAATGACAAAGAGTCAGAACTCTGA